The genomic stretch CTGCAGCAAGGACAATAATTAAATATAATATTTATCAATAGAAACGGGCTTTAGTCCGTTTTTTATTATGCCTAATTTATTTAAAAAAACTATTCACTTTTAAAATTGACAATAGTAAAACCACCCCGTCAAAAATTCTTTTAATTTTCTCCACCCTTCAAAGGAGGGAAATTTTAACTTGTGAGATTTAGGTTTAAAAATCAATTGTCTGGAATCTCCAGTTTAAAGTGTCGATTAATGTGATTTGATTTAAATTTAATTGTAAATCCGTTATTATTTTCAGAGCTTGGTTTGCCATCATGCTTCCTACAATCCCCGGCAGCACTCCTAAAACACCAAGACTGTCGCAATCGGGAAGATCTTCATCAAAAGGAGGTTCCGGGAAAATATCTCTTAAATTCTTACTTCCTTTATAATTAAAAATTGCAACCTGTCCGGAAAAACCTAGAATGCTCCCGTAAACTAAAGGTTTTCTAAGCTTTACACAAGTATCATTAACTAAATATCTCGTTTTAAAATTATCAGAACCGTCAATAATCATATCAAACTGAGAAATAATTTCTTCAGCATTTGAGTGATCTATTTTACTTTCAAACCCTATAAAATTGACCTGATGATTAAGATTTTTCACAAACTCTTCTGCACTTTTCACTTTTGATTTTCCTACAGAACTTTCCTTATGAATGATTTGTCGGTTTAAATTGTGCAATTCAACCTCATCAAAATCTGCAACGCCCAAAGTTCCAACTCCCGCCGCAGCCAAATATTGAATGACCGGACTTCCTAAACCTCCTGCTCCAATTACCAAAACTTTAGCATTCATTATTTTTCGCTGACCTTCTAACCCGATTTGTTCAATAAAAATCTGTCGGCTGTATCTTGAGAAAATATCTTCGTTTTTCATTTTTTTGATTTTATTTGAATCAGGTTGTTCGAGATTTGTTTTTAGCCTCACCCTCAGTTCGACTGTTTTTCGTAATGGAATGGAGAAAAATGTATCGAGAACTTTCATTAAACAAAACTTCTCGATACGATTTTTTGCAAAATCTACTCGAAGTGACGTTCGTTATATTTCTGATAGAGTTTTTATTTTTAGATTGTTTAAAATTTCAACCTTTAAACCCCACTATACACAGAATCCCAATCTTTCATGATTGGATCATATCCTGCTTTTTTAATAATATTTTTAATTTCATCCATACTTCTTTCGTCACTGGTTTCAAATTGTTCTAAAGACTCTTTATCAACCGCATAACCTCCTGGATTTGTTTT from Chryseobacterium indoltheticum encodes the following:
- a CDS encoding HesA/MoeB/ThiF family protein, with product MKNEDIFSRYSRQIFIEQIGLEGQRKIMNAKVLVIGAGGLGSPVIQYLAAAGVGTLGVADFDEVELHNLNRQIIHKESSVGKSKVKSAEEFVKNLNHQVNFIGFESKIDHSNAEEIISQFDMIIDGSDNFKTRYLVNDTCVKLRKPLVYGSILGFSGQVAIFNYKGSKNLRDIFPEPPFDEDLPDCDSLGVLGVLPGIVGSMMANQALKIITDLQLNLNQITLIDTLNWRFQTIDF